A stretch of the Serratia marcescens genome encodes the following:
- a CDS encoding YcbK family protein, translated as MDKIDHHRRKWLALGGAAMGIALLPGQAFASLSTARPRILVLNNLNTGESIKAEFFDGKGYNKEELVRLNHLFRDYRANKVKSIDPRLFDHLYRLQGLLGTSKPVQLISGYRSVDTNNELRAHSRGVAKHSYHTKGQAMDFHIEGIQLSNIRKAALKMRAGGVGYYPRSNFVHIDTGPVRTW; from the coding sequence ATGGACAAAATTGATCATCACCGCCGTAAATGGCTGGCGCTAGGTGGCGCCGCTATGGGCATAGCGCTGCTCCCAGGGCAGGCGTTTGCCAGTCTTTCCACCGCTCGACCGCGTATTTTAGTGCTGAATAACCTGAATACCGGTGAATCTATTAAAGCCGAGTTCTTTGACGGCAAAGGGTACAATAAAGAAGAGTTGGTGCGGTTAAATCATCTGTTCCGCGATTATCGCGCCAACAAGGTTAAATCGATCGATCCCCGCTTGTTTGATCACCTTTATCGTCTGCAGGGGCTGCTGGGCACCAGCAAGCCGGTGCAGCTGATCTCCGGTTACCGCTCCGTAGATACCAACAACGAATTGCGCGCACACAGCCGCGGCGTGGCCAAGCACAGCTACCACACCAAGGGCCAGGCGATGGACTTCCACATCGAAGGCATCCAATTGAGTAATATCCGCAAAGCGGCGTTAAAAATGCGCGCCGGTGGTGTAGGATATTACCCACGTAGCAACTTCGTACACATCGATACCGGCCCGGTTCGGACTTGGTAA
- a CDS encoding MBL fold metallo-hydrolase, protein MKYHLIPVTAFSQNCSLIWCENTQQAALVDPGGEAEKIKAEVAQQGVAITQILLTHGHLDHVGAAAELADHYQVPIYGPDKEDAFWLDGLPAQSRMFGLEECAPLTPTRWLSEGDEMQVGEMTLKVLHCPGHTPGHIVFINEQARLALVGDVLFNGGVGRSDFPRGDHQALITSIRTKLLPLGDDMRFIPGHGPMSTFGHERQTNPFLREEPAVW, encoded by the coding sequence ATGAAATACCATCTTATTCCCGTTACCGCCTTTAGCCAGAATTGCAGCCTGATCTGGTGCGAAAACACGCAGCAGGCGGCGTTGGTCGATCCCGGCGGTGAAGCGGAAAAAATCAAAGCGGAAGTCGCGCAGCAGGGGGTGGCGATCACCCAAATTTTGCTGACGCACGGCCATTTGGATCACGTCGGTGCGGCGGCGGAGCTGGCGGACCATTATCAGGTGCCAATCTACGGCCCGGATAAAGAAGACGCGTTTTGGCTGGATGGTTTGCCGGCGCAGAGCCGGATGTTCGGGCTGGAAGAGTGCGCGCCGCTGACGCCGACTCGCTGGCTGTCGGAAGGCGATGAGATGCAGGTGGGCGAAATGACGCTCAAGGTGCTGCATTGCCCCGGGCATACGCCGGGCCACATCGTCTTTATCAATGAGCAAGCGCGTTTGGCGCTGGTGGGCGACGTGCTGTTTAACGGTGGCGTGGGGCGCAGCGACTTCCCGCGCGGTGACCATCAGGCGCTGATTACCTCTATTCGCACCAAGCTGCTGCCGTTGGGCGACGATATGCGCTTTATTCCTGGCCACGGCCCGATGTCGACCTTTGGCCACGAGCGCCAGACCAACCCGTTCCTGCGCGAAGAGCCGGCGGTGTGGTAG